The genomic DNA TGAGAGGAGTTGATCCTGTAGCCCTTTCTCAATCTCTAGCAACTCAAGGTTATGGGAAAATTGATGTCTTTAATTTTGGGATTAATGGTGCTACCGCCCAAGTTGTAGAATTTATTATCAGTCGTGTTTTAGAACAATCAGAATTACCAAAACTGATTATTTGGGCTGATGGTTCTCGAGCATTTAATGGTGGTCGTGAAGATATAACTTTTAATTCTATTGCTGCTTCTCAAGGCTATCAGGAAGTTTTGAAAAAAGCTACAAAACCAGTAAATAATAATCAGACATCCTCAAAATTAAATCTAGAGGATAAAACAGAAAATCAGCAATTAGCGGTCAATGTTAATAGTTATCAAGCAGCTAATGATTTTTTAAATCAACTATTAATTGGTGTGTCCAGAAGTTACAATAACCGAGAGCAAATCAAAAATTTATTCCAAACTCAAATAGATAATTTGCCTTTTAAAAATCAACAAGTTGAATCAAAAATTAATTCGGAGGGTGACGCAGATATTAATGATTTTCCCCAAGGTGTAGATTTTGATGGATTTTTGCCTCTATCTATTCGCTTTAATCCCAAAACTTATTATGATAATCACCCCAAAGTATCAGGAAGTTACGATAACGATTATAAGTCTTTTGAACTCACAGGTTTACAAGATTCTGCTTTACAATCAGTGATAGAATTTACCCAGAAGAAGAAAGTATCTTTAGTATTTGTGAATATGCCTCTAACAGCTGATTATTTAGACCCAGTCAGAAAGAAATATGAGCAAGAATTCCAAAAGTATATGTTAGAAACTTCTACGAACAACAATCACTTTATATACCGGGATTTAAGTCAAATTTGGCTTAATGCTAATCACTACTTTTCCGATCCTAGTCACCTCAATCGCTACGGAGCTTATGAAGTATCTAAAGAACTAGCGGTTGACCCTATGATCCCCTGGAATGTTAAATAAACTGAAATGACATTATCAATGACTAATGACTAAAAAATGAAATTTATATCAATTTTTTACGGACTTTTTTTACTGAGTATTCTGGGCATTTACTGGAATTTAGGATCACAGAAATTAAGGCTATGGACACTGTTATTAGCCAGTTTAGTATTTTATACATCCTGGCAAATTCAATATTTGCCGTTGCTTTTAGCACTTACTTTTATTAATTTTCGCCTTGGTTTAGAAATTGGTAAAAACACTTCACCGACAAAACATTCCCAAAATTCACAAATATCTAACGAAGAATGGCAAATTTCCCAGTCAGACTGGAATCTAAATCGCCTCAAGATTTTATGGTTTGGGATCATTTTAAATGTAGGCTTATTACTAAGTTTCAAATATTTACCAATTGTCCTGAAATGGATATTTAATATATCTGTAGAATCAACAAATTCACCTTTTAAATTAGTCGCACCTTTAGGAATTTCCTTTTTTACATTTGAATGTATTGCTTATTTAATAGATGTTTATCGTGGTGCGCCAGCTACAAATCAATTTTTAAAGTTTGCTACCTACAAATTATTTTTTGCTAAGTTAATTTCCGGGCCAATTACTCGCTACCATAATTTTGCCCTGCAATTTAACACTTTACAATTTCCTAATGTTAATCGAATTTCTGAAGCTTTATGGTTAATTGGCAGGGGTGCGGTTAAAAAAGGTATTCTCGCTGATAATTTGGGAATTTTTGTAGATTTATGTTTTGGTAATTTACAAAGAGCAGGTAGCACAGATTTATGGTTAGCTACTATTGCCTATGGTTTACAGTTATATCTTGATTTTAACGGTTATGTAGATATTGCTCGCGGTAGTGCTTTACTTTTTGGCTTAGTTTTACCTGAAAATTTTGATTTTCCTTATTTTAGTACCAGTATTGCCGATTTTTGGCGGCGCTGGCATATAACTTTGGGTGATTGGTTACGTAATTATCTATATTTTCCTTTGGGTGGTTCTCGCAGTGGATTGATGCGTACGTGTTTAAACTTGTTTATTGTGATGATAGTGGCAGGTATCTGGCATGGTTCAGCCTGGGGTTTTATTATTTGGGGTACTTTACATGGTTTAGCTTTAGCTGTTCATCGTCTTACAGATGCTTTGAGCGATCGCTTTGACTGGCTTAGTGTATTCTGGCAAAACCCGATAGGGATAATTTTTGCTTGGCTATTAACTCAGTTTATGGTTTTCACTTCTTGGATTTGGTTTCGTCTTCCTAATGTACAAGACTCCGCTTTAGTGATGCAGAATTTTTGGGGACGTAGTGCAGATGCACAGTTTTTTGAAAAAGTCTATGTTGAAGCATTAAATAGTACACCACATCAAATATCGTGGTTGATGTTCTTTTTGTTTTTATTCATGCTTGCATCTTATACTTTCAAACGAGGTATGAAGTTAGAGTTGAGTTGGCCGATCAAACTTGTCTTTGTACCCCTATGTTTTTACGCAGTTTGGTTATTAGCACCAGCAGGTAGCTTACCTTACATTTATTTTGATTTCTAGAAAAAACTGACAATTTAATTTACAGCGGCTTATATCTCTAGCTTGTGTGCAGTGCTGTAATTAAGTATTTGGTGGTAGTTCATTAATTCATGACTACCCCTATTTTATTAATGTTTTGGTGGGTTTTAGAAACTCTATTAAGCAATTTTACGAAGCATAAATATTTATTAACTATTTGATAAGTAAAAGTGATTACTTTTATTTTTTTGATAAAATAATCAGTATTACAAATCTGGTTAGCTTGTGCTAACGTTAAAAGTACAAACAAAATAAAACTTGTTTGTACTTTTAAATAATGCAAATACCGCACTTATAAAATGACTACAACCATTCAACAGCGTTCTAACGGTAACGTATGGAATCGCTTTTGCGAGTGGATCACCAGCACTGAAAACCGTGTATACATCGGTTGGTTCGGTGTATTGATGATTCCAACCCTACTATCTGCGATCGCTTGCTTCGTCATCGCCTTCATCGCCGCGCCTCCCGTTGACATTGACGGTATCCGTGAGCCAGTTGCAGGTTCTTTAATCTACGGAAACAACATCATCTCTGGTGCAGTTGTTCCTTCCTCTAACGCTATCGGTTTGCACTTCTACCCAATCTGGGAAGCAGCTTCCTTAGATGAGTGGTTGTACAACGGTGGTCCTTACCAATTGGTAATTTTCCACTTCTTAATCGGCGTAGCTTGCTACCTCGGTCGTGAATGGGAACTTTCTTACCGTTTAGGTATGCGTCCTTGGATCTGTGTTGCATTCTCCGCTCCTGTAGCAGCAGCAGCAGCAGTATTCTTGGTATACCCCATCGGACAAGGTTCATTCTCCGACGGTATGCCTTTAGGTATCTCCGGTACATTTAACTTCATGATCGTGTTCCAAGCAGAACACAACATCTTGATGCACCCCTTCCATATGTTAGGTGTAGCTGGTGTATTCGGTGGTTCTTTGTTCTCTGCAATGCACGGTTCTTTGGTAACATCTTCCTTGGTTCGTGAAACAACCGAAACCGAATCTCAAAACTACGGTTACAAGTTCGGTCAAGAAGAAGAAACCTACAACATTGTTGCAGCACATGGTTACTTCGGTCGCTTGATTTTCCAATACGCTTCCTTCAACAACAGCCGTTCCTTACACTTCTTCTTGGCTGCATGGCCAGTAGTTGGTATCTGGTTCACTGCTTTAGGTGTAAGCACCATGGCGTTCAACTTGAACGGTTTCAACTTCAACCAATCAATCATTGATTCTCAAGGTCGTGTCATCGGTACTTGGGCAGATGTAATCAACCGCGCTAACTTAGGTATGGAAGTAATGCACGAGCGTAACGCTCACAACTTCCCCTTAGATTTAGCTGCTGGTGAAGTTGCTCCTGTTGCATTGACTGCTCCTGCAATCAACGGTTAATCCACTGGGTTTAATAAGCTTAGTTAAATAAAAAATACCCTCCAGAAATGGGGGGTGTTTTTTTGTTTGAGGCTTTTTGTTTGAGGATATTATATTATTAATAGTGTTTGTATTTTGATTATGAAAGTATACATTTCAATAAGAAACTAAAAGAGTCAGGCTTGTCAAAAGAATTTACTCCTAAGTGTTATATTGTGTCAGATGGTTCTGTACCAAAAGAATTTGATCAGTATAAAGAAGAGTTAAAAAGAAATTTTGGAGAAGGTAATTATGATATTAGTAGAAATTCAGATTTAGGTAATTTTTTACGAGGTGTAAATTTTCAAATTAAAGGCAAAAAGAAAAAGAATAAAAGGTAAATTATGTAAAGCAAAGCATGACTACTGTTATATTTTCTTATACAGAAGATAAAGTAATTTTACTAAGTATTTGCTTAATTATTAGCATTAAATGTCATATTTTATTGTCAAAATAGGATCTTGATCGGCAATTCACTATAAAATCTAAAATCCGAAATTTTAAAAGCACAATGACAAATTTAACTCCCAATTCTAGTTTTAGTGTAACTCTACGCCTACAAATTCCTAACCGAGTGGGAATGTTAGCGGCTGTAACTCAAGCGATCGCCAATAATGGCGGTAATTTGGGTACAATAGATTTAATAGAACAAAGCCGTCAACAATCTATTCGTGATATTACCGTTGATGCAGCCAGTACAGAACACGCAGAAACCATAGTTCAAAGCGTAAAAGAATTAACTGATATTATAGTTTTAGATGTCTACGACCGGACATTTAATTTACATCGCGGGGGCAAAATTAGTATTGCTAGTAGAATTCCCTTGAAAAGTGTTTCCGATCTAGCAATGGCTTATACTCCAGGGGTAGGAAGAGTCTGTAAAGCGATCGCCCAAAACCCAGAAGAAGTTTATAATCTCACCATCAAACAAAATACCGTAGCTATTGTCACCGATGGTAGTGCAGTTTTAGGCTTAGGAAATTTAGGGCCAGCAGCAGCTTTACCAGTCATGGAAGGTAAAGCCATGTTATTTAAAGAATTTGCGGGTATAGATGCTTTTCCCATCTGTTTGGATACCCAAGATACAGATGAAATTGTCAAAGCTGTCAAAAATATTGCTCCTGTATTTGGTGGTGTAAATTTAGAAGATATCGCCGCACCCCGCTGTTTTGAAATTGAAAAAAGACTACAAGCAGAATTAGACATTCCCATTTTTCACGATGACCAAAATGGTACAGCTATTGTCACTTTAGCAGCCTTGTTTAACGCCTTAAAATTAGTACAGAAATCAATTACAGATGTGCGTATTGTCATTAACGGTGCTGGTGCTGCGGGGGTAGCAGTCGCTCGTTTACTTCGTAAAGCCGGCGCAGAGCAAATTTGGATGTGTGACTCTAAAGGAATCATTTCCACCAATCGTACAGATTTAAACGCAGAAAAACAAGAATTTGCTGTCAAAGCCCAAGGTACTTTAGCTGGTGCTACCCAAGGTGCAGATGTATTTATTGGTTTGAGCGCACCGGGAGTTTTAACCCCAGAAATGGTAGAAGGTATGACTAAGGATGCAATTGTCTTTGCAATGGCCAATCCCATCCCAGAAATTCAACCAGAATTAGTACCTGCAAACGTAAAAGTCATGGCTACTGGCCGCAGTGACTATCCCAACCAAATTAATAATGTTCTCGCTTTTCCCGGTGTATTCCGTGGGGCTTTAGATTGTCGGGCTAGTAGAATCACTACTACCATGTGTTTAGAAGCTGCCAGTGCGATCGCATCTTTAGTCAAACCTGCTGATTTGCACAAAGAACATATCATTCCCTCTGTATTTGATCAGCGTGTTTCTACTGCTGTCGCCGCTGCTGTTCAACAAGCAGCTAGGGAAGAAGGAATTGCCCAGAGTTAATACAGGAGAAGTCCGTAGGGGTTTAGCACGGCTCATTGGTGTCAACTTAACGGTACTGCCTCCCAAACTTGTTGACTAATTTTTTCTACATCTCGATGTCGTTTCCTAGTAGCTTTAACTAAACCAAATAATTTCGCTCGTTCTACAAGATAGGTAACGACTTCGGGGTTTTCACCCCGTGCAACTGCTCTAGCGACATAATATAGACTTTTAAACACCATTTCTACTGATATGTTCTCTTTTGGCTGATTCAATGTAACTGCCACTTCTGAGATTTAATACCGAATAAAAAATTAAAGTTCCCAAAATTTGAATTTGTACTCCATTAGTTTGAATGTAAGGATTCAGGTCGGGGTATTGACAAGTGTGAGATGGGAAGCAACATATATAAATTATGGAAAAAAACCTGCCCCCAAAACTAGACAGAGAAACCTTGAGACAGTTGGCGACTGAGCAGCTTTCAGCCGTTAAAAAAATTTTTCCCAAAAAACTTTGAAAAAAGAGTTGACAAACCAAAGGAGGTTCGTTATATTAATTAAGTGCCGGACAGAGAGCCGCCAAAGAGCGGACTCGGAAGGACACCGAACCTTGAAAATAATATAGTTTGAAAGACAGTATATAACAAGTCCTGCGTCAAGTAAAGATAATTACTACCTGACTGAGGTATTAAATCAGTCGAAAGAGCTACAAACAAACCAAAACGGAGAGTTTGATCCTGGCTCAGGATGAACGCTGGCGGTATGCTTAACACATGCAAGTCGAACGGTCTCTTCGGAGATAGTGGCGGACGGGTGAGTAACGCGTGAGAATTTGGCTTTAGGTCGGGGACAACAGTTGGAAACGACTGCTAATACCGGATATGCCGGAAGGTGAAAGATTTATTGCCTGAAGATAAGCTCGCGTCTGATTAGCTAGTTGGTAGTGTAAGGGACTACCAAGGCGACGATCAGTAGCTGGTCTGAGAGGATGATCAGCCACACTGGGACTGAGACACGGCCCAGACTCCTACGGGAGGCAGCAGTGGGGAATTTTCCGCAATGGGCGAAAGCCTGACGGAGCAATACCGCGTGAGGGAGGAAGGCTCTTGGGTCGTAAACCTCTTTTCTCAAGGAAGAAAAAAATGACGGTACTTGAGGAATAAGCATCGGCTAACTCCGTGCCAGCAGCCGCGGTAATACGGAGGATGCAAGCGTTATCCGGAATGATTGGGCGTAAAGGGTCCGCAGGTGGAACTGAAAGTCTGCTGTTAAAGAATTTGGCTCAACCAGATAAAAGCAGTGGAAACTACAGAACTAGAGTACGTTCGGGGCAGAAGGAATTCCTAGTGTAGCGGTGAAATGCGTAGATATTAGGAAGAACACCGGTGGCGAAAGCGTTCTGCTAGGCCGTAACTGACACTGAGGGACGAAAGCTAGGGGAGCGAATGGGATTAGATACCCCAGTAGTCCTAGCCGTAAACGATGGATACTAGGCGTGGCTTGTATCGACCCGAGCCGTGCCGTAGCTAACGCGTTAAGTATCCCGCCTGGGGAGTACGCACGCAAGTGTGAAACTCAAAGGAATTGACGGGGGCCCGCACAAGCGGTGGAGTATGTGGTTTAATTCGATGCAACGCGAAGAACCTTACCAAGGCTTGACATCCTGCGAATCTCGGTGAAAGCTGAGAGTGCCTTCGGGAGCGCAGAGACAGGTGGTGCATGGCTGTCGTCAGCTCGTGTCGTGAGATGTTGGGTTAAGTCCCGCAACGAGCGCAACCCTCGTTTTTAGTTGCCAGCATTAAGTTGGGCACTCTAGAGAGACTGCCGGTGACAAACCGGAGGAAGGTGAGGATGACGTCAAGTCAGCATGCCCCTTACGCCTTGGGCTACACACGTACTACAATGCTACGGACAAAGGGCAGCTACACAGCGATGTGATGCAAATCTCATAAACCGTAGCTCAGTTCAGATCGAAGGCTGCAACTCGCCTTCGTGAAGGAGGAATCGCTAGTAATTGCAGGTCAGCATACTGCAGTGAATTCGTTCCCGGGCCTTGTACACACCGCCCGTCACACCATGGAAGTTGGTCACGCCCGAAGTCATTACCCCAACCGCAAGGAGGGGGATGCCGAAGGTAGGACTGGTGACTGGGGTGAAGTCGTAACAAGGTAGCCGTACCGGAAGGTGTGGCTGGATCACCTCCTTTTTAGGGAGACCTAATCCATTTAGAAATCGAAAGCAATCAGCAATTAGAGACTAAATTGGTCTACTCTAGGTCGGTCGTAGATTGTTTTATATTCTTTCAAACTATATATTTGGTTCGATTAAGGGCTATTAGCTCAGGTGGTTAGAGCGCACCCCTGATAAGGGTGAGGTCCCTGGTTCGAGTCCAGGATGGCCCACCTGAAGGAATTCAAAAATCAAAAATAATTACTTTTGACTTTTGAATTGTTCTTGGGGGTTTAGCTCAGTTGGTAGAGCGCCTGCTTTGCAAGCAGGATGTCAGCGGTTCGAGTCCGCTAATCTCCACATTTGGAAAAAATCAGCAACTAGTGAAAAGCTAGACTGCTGGTGAAAGCCAGTCAGAACCTTGAAAACTGCATAGTAACGCGAAGCAGGCAGTCGAAAGACTGTCAGATGGAAGAAACCAATGGATTGTGGTCAAGCTAATAAGGGCTAATGGTGGATACCTAGGCACACAGAGGCGAAGAAGGACGTGGTTACCTACGAAAAGTTCCGGGGAGTTGGAAGCAAACTGAGAGCCGGAAGTGTCCGAATGGGGCAACCCTATATACTGCCTGTTGAATATATAGACAGGAAAGAGCCAACCCAGCGAATTGAAACATCTTAGTAGCTGGAGGAAGAGAAATCAAAAGAGATTCCCTGAGTAGTGGTGAGCGAAAGGGGAAGAGCCTAAACCAACAGGTTTACTTGTTGGGGTAGTGGGACAGCGATATCGAATCTAGAGACTAGACGAAGCAGCTAAATACTGCACCAGAGGGGGTGAAAGTCCTGTAGTCGAAAGTTGAAGGATAGTAGCTGAATCCCGAGTAGCACGGAGCACGAGAAATTCCGTGTGAATCAGCGAGGACCATCTCGTAAGGCTAAATACTACTGTGTGACCGATAGTGAACAAGTACCGCGAGGGAAAGGTGAAAAGAACCCCGGAAGGGGAGTGAAATAGAACATGAAACCGTTAGCCTACAAGCAGTGGGAGTCCGATTTAACGGATGACCGCGTGCCTGTTGAAGAATGAGCCGGCGACTTATAGGTACTGGTAGGTTAAAGCGAGAATGCTGGAGCCAAAGGGAAACCGAGTCTGAAGAGGGCGATAATCAGTATTTATAGACCCGAACCCTGGTGATCTAACCATGGCCAGGATGAAGCTTGGGTAACACCAAGTGGAGGTCCGAACCGACCGATGTTGAAAAATCGGCGGATGAGTTGTGGTTAGGGGTGAAATGCCAATCGAACCAGGAGCTAGCTGGTTCTCCCCGAAATGTGTTGAGGCGCAGCGGTAATGATTAAAACTGGGGGGTAAAGCACTGTTTCGGTGCGGGCTGGGAGACCGGTACCAAATCGAGACAAACTCAGAATACCCAGTGAACACATTGCCAGTGAGACGGTGGGGGATAAGCTTCATCGTCAAGAGGGAAACAGCCCAGACCACCAGCTAAGGTCCCCAAATCATCACTAAGTGATAAAGGAGGTGGGATTGCACAGACAACTAGGAGGTTTGCCTAGAAGCAGCCACCCTTGAAAGAGTGCGTAATAGCTCACTAGTCAAGCGATCCTGCGCCGAAAATGAACGGGGCTAAGTGATGTACCGAAGCTGTGGGATTAACTAAACATTAATCGGTAGGGGAGCGTTCCGTAGTAGGGAGAAGCAGTAGCGGCGAGCAGCTGTGGACGAAACGGAAGTGAGAATGTCGGCTTGAGTAGCGCAAACATTGGTGAGAATCCAATGCCCCGAAACCCTAAGGGTTCCAGAGCCAGGTTCGTCCACTCTGGGTTAGTCGGGACCTAAGGCGAGGTCGAAAGGCGTAGTCGATGGACACAGGGTCAACAATCCCTGACTAAGATATGGGAGCATTGCTAGGGACGCATGAAAGATAGCCATACCCTGATTGGTTTGGGAGGGGTTTACGAACTCCGTTTGGTGAAGGATAGTGTCAAGAAAAGCTAGTAATGTGATGAAGATATCTTACCCGTACCCGAAACCGACACAGGTAGGGAGGTTGAGAATACCAAGGGGCGCGAGATAACTCTCTCTAAGGAACTCGGCAAAATGGCCCCGTAACTTCGGAAGAAGGGGTGCCCACGAGAGTGGGTCGCAGTGAAGAGATCCAGGCGACTGTTTACCAAAAACACAGGTCTCCGCAAACTCGAAAGAGGACGTATGGGGGCTGACGCCTGCCCAGTGCCGGAAGGTTAAGGAAGTTGGTCAGTGGCAACATGAAGCTAGCGACTGAAGCCCCGGTGAACGGCGGCCGTAACTATAACGGTCCTAAGGTAGCGAAATTCCTTGTCGGGTAAGTTCCGACCCGCACGAAAGGCGTAACGATCTGGATGGTGTCTCAGAGAGAGACTCGGCGAAATAGGAATGTCTGTGAAGATACGGACTGCCTGCACCTGGACAGAAAGACCCTATGAAGCTTTACTGTAGCCTGGAATTGTGTTCGGGCTTGGCTTGCGCAGGATAGGTGGGAAGCGATGAACTTCTCCTTGTGGGGAGAAGGGAGCTAACGGTGAGATACCACTCTGGCGAAGCTAGAATTCTAACTCATCTCCGTCAGCCGGAGAGAGGACAGTTTCAGGTGGGCAGTTTGACTGGGGCGGTCGCCTCCTAAAAGGTAACGGAGGCGCGCAAAGGTTCTCTCAGCACGCTTGGAAACCGTGCGGCGAGTGTAAAGGCAATAAGAGAGCTTGACTGTAAGACCGACAAGTCGAACAGGTACGAAAGTAGGCCTTAGTGATCCGACGGTTCAGCATGGAATGGCCGTCGCTCAACGGATAAAAGTTACTCTAGGGATAACAGGCTGATCTCCCCCAAGAGTTCACATCGACGGGGAGGTTTGGCACCTCGATGTCGGCTCATCGCAGCCTGGGGCGGAAGTACGTCCCAAGGGTTGGGCTGTTCGCCCATTAAAGCGGTACGTGAGCTGGGTTCAGAACGTCGTGAGACAGTTCGGTCCATATCCGGTGCAGGCGTAAGAACATTGAGAGGAGTCCTCCTTAGTACGAGAGGACCGGGAGGAACGAACCGCTGGTGTACCAGTTATTGTACCAACAGTAGACGCTGGGTAGCCACGTTCGGAGCGGATAACCGCTGAAAGCATCTAAGTGGGAAGCCCACCTCAAGATGAGTGTTCTCACTACTTTAAGTAGGTAAGGTCACGGGCAGAACACCCGTTCATAGGCTTTAAGTGGAAGTACAGTAATGTATGTAGCTGAGAAGTCCTAACAGACCGAGGGCTTGACCTCTCATCTCATTGGTCAATCATATTTCGCGTTACTTGCAGTCTTCAGGGTTGCTGTTTGATTTGTTATTTTTAATTCTTTAATCACGAATTACGAATTACGAATTACAAATTAGCAATTAAAAGTTTTCCTGGTGTCTATTGCGCGGTGGAACCACTCTGACCCCTTCCCGAACTCAGAGGTGAAACGCTGTTGCGGCCACGATAGTCTGGGGGTTGCCCCACGCCAAAATAGCTCGATGCCAGGGCAATAATTCACACAAAAGCCTCCTCTCTATTAATAGAGGGGCTTTTGTTTTTTGGTTTTTATATTATTATAGTCATTTAACTTTAAATTGAGACATCAAGCTAAACAACAACCACGGAAATTTAATCTTCTAAACATTTGTACCGCCTTGGTTATCCTACAATCATTATCTACAGAAATTATCACTTTTTGTCTCATTCTTAAGTTAAACAACTATAAAATGGGTGACTACTGATTCTGTCACTCTCCAAATTATCCTATTAATAAAGAGTTTTGAAGAGACGCAACATCAATTGATTCAGGTGTTGGTCATTAAAATTTCGTGGTTTGGTCATCTTGCGGAATTTCTATTCATAAAAAACTGGGCAATCGCCTACTGTATAAGAACTCTAGAATTCAGAAATGGCAAGTGTTTTCGGAAAGTGACAGAAGAAGGATAATCCGATGCACCCGGAATTGATATGATATCGGTTCACAGCATCATTGGGTCTGTGTTGCAGCAGACCGGACAGGTGACTATGCTATCGTGAACGCACAGTTAATAATCTCCAAAAAATGTCACCCCCTGAAGTTTTGAGCTTATTCCCCAACCGCAAACAAATGCGGTTTCTTCGGAGCGGGTTAATTACAAATTCTGGTTCTAAAAGGGTTTTGCTGCTAAACGCTGATCACTATTAGCGTAGCTTACCGTATGATTCTTACGTCGTCACGCCAGCTATAGACATAAGCTGAAAGCTGCGGTAAATTCACATATCTTTTAACTATCTTCTGAAATTTATCCGGAACATAATGCGATCGCACAGAACTTTTAGATGGTAGATGCACCCTGATAACTAATTTCCCCTGGTTGGCTAACACCTTCTAGGGGTTTTTTATTTCTTTATTCAGTATTACTGAAAAAGCAATTTAATTTTCCGGAATCAAAGATAAAAAGGAAGTAGATAGAAATAAGTAGATGCACCCTGATAACTAATCTCCCCTGGTTGGCTAACACCTTCTAGGGGTTTTTTATTTCTTTATTCAGTATTACTGAAAAAGCAATTTAATTTTCCGGAATCGAAGATAAAAAGGAAGTAGATACAAATAAGTAGATGCACCCTGATAACTAATCTCCCCTGTTTGGCTAACACCTTCTAGGGGTTTTTTGTATTCATTTTCCATGATACTACATACTACTGAAATAGTAGAAAATTAATCCGGAATTGAAAACGAAACTAGAGAAAATATAAATAAGTAGATGCACCCTGATAACTAATCTCCCCTGGTTAGCTAACACCTGCTAGGGGTTTTTTATTAAGAAATATAAACAAACTTATGGAATGGAATTTATCCGGATGATTGGGCTACACCTGAGTACATTGTACTGGTAGATGCACCCTGATAACTAATTTCCCCTGGTTGGCTAACACCTGCTGGGGGTTTTTTATAAATAACAGCTAACTACCCTGAATGCTGTGGTTTTTACATTCACATTACCTGTTGGTTTCCAGTTTACCTCTGTCTTTTAGTAAATGCCAAGTCCAATTTCTGAATTGCTTTCATTTTATTTTCACCCTAAGCCATAGGTTCAGAATGATTACAGCGATATAAAACTGTTCTTTTAATAATTTCTTTATAATTTTGCCTAAGCATTTAGTATTTCAGCAGTCAGCTAATAACAGCAACTACTAACCTTGCTATCCTACTGCAATATTTATGATAAAAGAATAATGTTCCAGAAGTTACGAAATTTTCATAAGTAAATGAGTTTATCAATAATCAAATTTTCCTCAGAAGATTGTGGTATCTGTCATAAGATGTCTTTCTATGACAAAAAAGTGTCTGAGGAGTTGGGTTTACAGTTTATTGATGTCAAGATGCAGGATACGGCGACTTATCGTAAATATCGCCAAATTTTGTTGAGTCAATACCCTGATAAATCCCAGATGGGATGGCCTACCTACATTATATGTGATTCTCCGGCAGCGGAATTTAAAGAATTTAAAATTGTGGGTGAGGTCAAAGGTGGACATCCCAAGGGCGAATTTAGAAGCCGTATCCAAGAAGTTTTAGATACGGTTGCTAGTCAGAATTAATTACTTCAAAGGATTTTACCTCTAGGACAGGGCCTATCATGGCGGTTGTCATGATATCTTCGCGTACCTGTCCGGTAATTTGGGCTGTTTGTCCTGACTTAAGTAGGTTTTTGTCGGTACTTTTAGGAATTTCGTAGGTAGTGCCATCT from Okeanomitos corallinicola TIOX110 includes the following:
- a CDS encoding MBOAT family protein, coding for MKFISIFYGLFLLSILGIYWNLGSQKLRLWTLLLASLVFYTSWQIQYLPLLLALTFINFRLGLEIGKNTSPTKHSQNSQISNEEWQISQSDWNLNRLKILWFGIILNVGLLLSFKYLPIVLKWIFNISVESTNSPFKLVAPLGISFFTFECIAYLIDVYRGAPATNQFLKFATYKLFFAKLISGPITRYHNFALQFNTLQFPNVNRISEALWLIGRGAVKKGILADNLGIFVDLCFGNLQRAGSTDLWLATIAYGLQLYLDFNGYVDIARGSALLFGLVLPENFDFPYFSTSIADFWRRWHITLGDWLRNYLYFPLGGSRSGLMRTCLNLFIVMIVAGIWHGSAWGFIIWGTLHGLALAVHRLTDALSDRFDWLSVFWQNPIGIIFAWLLTQFMVFTSWIWFRLPNVQDSALVMQNFWGRSADAQFFEKVYVEALNSTPHQISWLMFFLFLFMLASYTFKRGMKLELSWPIKLVFVPLCFYAVWLLAPAGSLPYIYFDF
- a CDS encoding thioredoxin family protein; the protein is MSLSIIKFSSEDCGICHKMSFYDKKVSEELGLQFIDVKMQDTATYRKYRQILLSQYPDKSQMGWPTYIICDSPAAEFKEFKIVGEVKGGHPKGEFRSRIQEVLDTVASQN
- a CDS encoding malic enzyme-like NAD(P)-binding protein — its product is MTNLTPNSSFSVTLRLQIPNRVGMLAAVTQAIANNGGNLGTIDLIEQSRQQSIRDITVDAASTEHAETIVQSVKELTDIIVLDVYDRTFNLHRGGKISIASRIPLKSVSDLAMAYTPGVGRVCKAIAQNPEEVYNLTIKQNTVAIVTDGSAVLGLGNLGPAAALPVMEGKAMLFKEFAGIDAFPICLDTQDTDEIVKAVKNIAPVFGGVNLEDIAAPRCFEIEKRLQAELDIPIFHDDQNGTAIVTLAALFNALKLVQKSITDVRIVINGAGAAGVAVARLLRKAGAEQIWMCDSKGIISTNRTDLNAEKQEFAVKAQGTLAGATQGADVFIGLSAPGVLTPEMVEGMTKDAIVFAMANPIPEIQPELVPANVKVMATGRSDYPNQINNVLAFPGVFRGALDCRASRITTTMCLEAASAIASLVKPADLHKEHIIPSVFDQRVSTAVAAAVQQAAREEGIAQS
- the psbA gene encoding photosystem II q(b) protein; the encoded protein is MTTTIQQRSNGNVWNRFCEWITSTENRVYIGWFGVLMIPTLLSAIACFVIAFIAAPPVDIDGIREPVAGSLIYGNNIISGAVVPSSNAIGLHFYPIWEAASLDEWLYNGGPYQLVIFHFLIGVACYLGREWELSYRLGMRPWICVAFSAPVAAAAAVFLVYPIGQGSFSDGMPLGISGTFNFMIVFQAEHNILMHPFHMLGVAGVFGGSLFSAMHGSLVTSSLVRETTETESQNYGYKFGQEEETYNIVAAHGYFGRLIFQYASFNNSRSLHFFLAAWPVVGIWFTALGVSTMAFNLNGFNFNQSIIDSQGRVIGTWADVINRANLGMEVMHERNAHNFPLDLAAGEVAPVALTAPAING